In Aerosakkonema funiforme FACHB-1375, one DNA window encodes the following:
- a CDS encoding DUF2301 domain-containing membrane protein, with translation MTQIQQSEPIVYQGQFGEFTITQSDRTGVIIYRAGLMVAALSFGLGTWLLLSQGATPTILNALTLLYACFCVALGVSLATIHIYMVQLHRGLQIFWAVGVLASVVLAVQSGEPLALTVYHHPLAILGIGFTFAALTGIYFKEAFCFNRLETKVLTPLVPLLLLGHLFGFLPMEMKPILLLIWAIFFLVFAVRKTMQAIPADIGDKSVFEYLKQKPSVPA, from the coding sequence ATGACTCAAATACAGCAATCCGAACCGATAGTTTACCAAGGACAGTTTGGAGAGTTTACAATTACCCAGAGCGATCGCACGGGCGTCATCATCTACCGCGCTGGCTTAATGGTAGCAGCATTAAGCTTTGGCTTGGGGACTTGGCTGCTACTATCTCAGGGCGCTACCCCAACTATTTTGAACGCACTGACCTTGCTATATGCCTGTTTCTGCGTGGCGTTGGGCGTCAGCTTAGCCACCATCCATATATATATGGTACAGCTGCACCGAGGGCTGCAAATTTTTTGGGCGGTTGGCGTTTTGGCGTCTGTTGTACTAGCGGTGCAAAGTGGCGAACCTTTGGCGCTGACTGTTTACCACCATCCACTTGCTATTTTGGGAATTGGTTTTACCTTTGCAGCATTGACTGGAATTTATTTCAAAGAAGCTTTTTGCTTTAACCGACTGGAAACAAAGGTGCTGACACCACTGGTTCCTTTGCTGCTGTTGGGACATTTGTTTGGCTTTTTGCCGATGGAGATGAAGCCGATATTACTGCTAATTTGGGCGATCTTTTTCCTCGTCTTTGCGGTGCGGAAAACTATGCAAGCAATTCCAGCTGATATTGGGGATAAGTCGGTTTTTGAATATCTCAAACAAAAGCCTTCTGTTCCAGCTTAG
- the dprA gene encoding DNA-processing protein DprA: MLEERAYWLAWSQIPGIGPILLKRLQQHFGNLAGAWSASAAQLRQVEGFGVKTLVTVEGKRSQLDPAQFLLQYQQKNPYFWTPADADYPRLLRDIPNPPPVLHYRGKVQTQENQGLTATVGIVGTRQPSEYGIRWTRRISAALAKQGFTIVSGMAEGIDTEAHSACLEAGGRTIAVFGTGIDVIYPSRNRNLSAQITGNGLLLSEYSAGTPPDRTRFPARNRIIAALSRAVLVMEAPRKSGALITADVAKDFGRDVYVLTARLDDYQSHGCLNLLTKGATAIPVEFEELLKMLGATPPADTENFASLPLFAQTQASNAPPMPDLEPELKQVWQAISSEATPFDLIVQKAGLPAGGVSSALLQLELMGLVTQLPGMRYQKC; encoded by the coding sequence TTGCTTGAAGAACGCGCATATTGGTTAGCTTGGTCGCAAATTCCGGGAATAGGGCCGATTTTACTGAAGCGACTCCAACAGCACTTTGGTAATCTGGCGGGGGCGTGGTCAGCAAGTGCAGCGCAATTGCGACAAGTGGAGGGATTTGGGGTTAAAACATTGGTGACAGTGGAGGGAAAGCGATCGCAACTCGACCCCGCTCAATTTCTTCTACAATACCAGCAGAAAAACCCTTATTTTTGGACACCAGCAGATGCCGATTATCCCCGTTTGTTACGAGATATTCCCAATCCTCCACCAGTGCTACATTACCGGGGAAAAGTGCAAACCCAAGAAAATCAAGGTTTAACAGCAACAGTGGGAATTGTCGGGACTCGTCAACCTTCCGAATACGGTATCCGTTGGACGCGCAGAATTAGCGCCGCTTTAGCTAAACAAGGATTTACAATTGTTTCGGGGATGGCGGAGGGAATTGACACCGAAGCGCATAGTGCCTGTTTAGAGGCGGGTGGACGGACAATAGCGGTTTTTGGTACTGGGATAGATGTTATTTATCCGTCGCGCAATCGCAATTTATCCGCACAAATAACAGGAAATGGTTTGCTTTTAAGCGAATATTCGGCTGGTACCCCACCCGATCGCACTCGTTTTCCCGCCCGCAATCGAATTATTGCAGCTTTGAGTCGCGCCGTTTTAGTGATGGAAGCACCCAGAAAATCTGGTGCTTTAATTACTGCCGACGTTGCTAAAGATTTCGGTCGAGATGTTTACGTGCTGACTGCCCGTTTGGACGATTATCAATCCCACGGTTGTTTGAATTTATTAACCAAAGGAGCGACAGCAATTCCTGTTGAATTTGAGGAACTATTAAAAATGTTGGGCGCGACGCCGCCTGCGGATACGGAAAATTTTGCTTCTTTACCTTTATTTGCTCAAACCCAGGCGTCAAATGCACCGCCAATGCCGGATTTAGAACCGGAATTAAAACAAGTTTGGCAGGCAATTTCTTCAGAAGCTACGCCCTTCGATTTAATTGTACAAAAAGCTGGCTTACCGGCAGGAGGGGTTTCGAGTGCTTTATTGCAGTTGGAATTAATGGGGTTGGTAACTCAATTGCCAGGAATGAGATATCAAAAATGTTAG
- a CDS encoding adenylate/guanylate cyclase domain-containing protein produces the protein MKAQERQKGNILLVDDTPDNLRLLSSILTERGYAVRKARSGQIALTSVKTALPDLILLDINMPEMDGYEVCSKLKASEQTRDVPVIFISALSEVMDKIKAFAVGGIDYITKPFQTEEVIARVENQLTIARQRLSLQERTAQLEKEIKARQQAEEEIRLLLTMAQAISTATDFDTALEVILQQVCQTTDWIYGEAWIPTTDTSALICSPRWYCQREKIDPTLVDAIARFREYSEVLTFYPGEEIPGKVWSTRQSACVNDFNEMEDALLRLELATQCDLKAAFGVPIVPMGNIQQPEEQGSYLLSSQSPVLAVLVFFALSSSSDDKRLCELVSVVAAQSGTVLQQKKVQAEMKALFAAMTDTVVVRDVSGRCLNVIPTNTMNLYKPATETIGRKVHETLPEAEADLILQAILEAVSTQKTVEIEYSLPIGGKDICFAETISPLSSETAILVARDITERKQAQSDLQKEQEKSEQLLLNILPEAMVERLKENPGAIAEHFHEVTILFADIVGFTLLSARISPTELVNLLNEIFSKFDELTEKHGLEKIKTIGDAYMVVGGLPVPKENSAEAIADMALDMQAAIDQFQMKCSEKLQIRIGINTGAVVAGVIGMKKFIYDLWGDAVNVASRMESSGIPGKIQVTSATYEKLKNRYKFEKRGKISVKGRGEMITYWLVAKSLPK, from the coding sequence ATGAAGGCTCAAGAGAGGCAGAAAGGAAATATTTTACTTGTTGACGATACGCCGGACAACCTTCGCCTTTTATCTTCAATACTGACCGAGCGAGGGTACGCAGTTCGCAAGGCTAGGTCAGGTCAGATTGCATTGACTTCCGTAAAGACAGCGCTGCCTGATTTAATTTTGCTCGATATTAATATGCCGGAGATGGACGGTTATGAAGTTTGCAGCAAACTGAAAGCTTCGGAACAAACTCGTGATGTGCCGGTGATTTTTATCAGCGCTCTCAGTGAGGTAATGGATAAGATCAAAGCCTTTGCTGTCGGTGGCATAGACTACATCACCAAACCTTTTCAAACTGAAGAGGTGATCGCCCGCGTGGAAAATCAACTGACGATCGCACGTCAGCGTTTATCGCTACAAGAGCGAACAGCACAGCTAGAAAAAGAAATCAAAGCACGCCAACAAGCTGAAGAAGAAATTCGACTCTTGCTAACAATGGCTCAAGCGATTAGTACTGCCACAGATTTCGATACCGCCTTAGAAGTTATCTTGCAGCAAGTTTGCCAAACAACTGATTGGATTTACGGCGAAGCTTGGATTCCCACCACCGATACATCAGCTTTAATATGCAGTCCTCGTTGGTACTGTCAGCGGGAAAAGATTGACCCAACTCTGGTAGATGCGATCGCACGTTTCCGAGAATACAGCGAAGTTCTCACTTTCTATCCCGGTGAAGAAATTCCCGGCAAAGTTTGGTCAACGCGACAATCCGCCTGCGTTAACGATTTCAACGAAATGGAAGATGCTCTCCTAAGATTAGAACTGGCGACACAATGCGACTTAAAAGCTGCTTTTGGCGTACCTATTGTTCCTATGGGCAATATACAGCAGCCAGAAGAACAGGGCAGTTATTTGCTGAGTTCTCAATCTCCTGTTTTGGCGGTGTTAGTTTTCTTCGCTCTCTCAAGTAGTTCGGACGACAAGCGCTTGTGCGAGTTAGTTAGTGTGGTAGCAGCCCAGTCGGGAACGGTGCTGCAACAGAAGAAAGTCCAAGCAGAAATGAAAGCTCTGTTTGCGGCGATGACCGATACGGTAGTAGTTCGGGATGTTTCCGGACGTTGCCTCAATGTTATCCCTACAAATACGATGAATTTGTACAAACCTGCAACCGAAACGATCGGCAGGAAAGTCCACGAAACTTTACCGGAAGCCGAAGCAGATTTGATTCTCCAAGCGATCCTAGAAGCGGTTTCCACACAAAAAACCGTTGAAATTGAATATAGTTTGCCCATAGGAGGTAAAGATATTTGCTTTGCCGAGACGATTTCGCCGCTTTCTTCTGAAACGGCGATTTTGGTGGCGCGGGACATCACCGAGCGCAAGCAAGCCCAGTCAGATCTGCAAAAAGAGCAAGAAAAGTCAGAACAGTTATTACTCAATATTTTGCCAGAGGCGATGGTCGAGCGATTGAAAGAAAATCCAGGTGCGATCGCCGAACATTTCCATGAAGTCACTATTTTATTTGCCGATATTGTCGGTTTTACTCTTCTGTCGGCGCGAATCTCACCAACTGAATTAGTTAATTTGCTCAATGAGATTTTTTCTAAGTTTGACGAACTCACAGAAAAACATGGTTTGGAAAAAATCAAAACGATTGGCGACGCTTATATGGTAGTAGGTGGATTGCCTGTTCCTAAAGAAAATAGTGCAGAAGCTATTGCGGATATGGCGCTGGATATGCAAGCTGCGATCGACCAATTTCAAATGAAGTGTAGCGAAAAATTACAAATCCGCATTGGTATTAATACTGGAGCAGTCGTAGCAGGTGTAATTGGGATGAAAAAATTTATTTACGACCTCTGGGGAGATGCTGTCAATGTTGCTTCTAGGATGGAATCATCCGGTATACCGGGCAAGATTCAAGTCACCTCAGCAACTTACGAAAAGTTAAAAAATCGCTATAAGTTCGAGAAACGCGGCAAAATTTCTGTTAAAGGTAGGGGAGAAATGATAACTTACTGGTTAGTTGCAAAATCATTGCCTAAATAA